Proteins encoded by one window of Culicoides brevitarsis isolate CSIRO-B50_1 chromosome 2, AGI_CSIRO_Cbre_v1, whole genome shotgun sequence:
- the LOC134830976 gene encoding epidermal growth factor receptor substrate 15-like 1 isoform X2 produces the protein MDESRLKEIAGAHHETFEGYFIMVNTDNTGIIKALDAAKFLMKSGLSDVVLSRVWDLSDPNGNGYLDKTGFYTALKLVSLAQSGEQMKITNLMMTLNNPPKCGEIPPKVLASINQVRCIPVGNVDWSIAAADRFKYEQMFESMGPENGLIPGNKVRNKLMESKLKIDILGRIWDLADQDKDGSLDKNEFVIAWHLVCVALGKRVVPETLPPVLMKPKASTDEFVAVFPDRISPPPAVPPLPAAIQKPVPGRPPVPMATPASLIDIGGPLLSSAAPPSNEWVVTVMQKLKYDEIFEKADLDHDGLVSGGEIKDVFLKSGLPTKTLADIWGLCDTSACGKLTREQFALAMWFVERKQKENIDPPKKLEPNMVPPSLRPKIAPPPVVASAIPAPLISGLPPSTALPLIPDDPPQPTYSNPELQMISEDIQKLAKERRQLELEVAQKEADIKIKGGEVRSLESELTTLAATLKQLEYQKGEAQKRLDDLRAQVDKVREQCHKQEEVLKETETEVDVKRAELQKLKEEEQQLQKDSDESQRKLELLTKILQETQLQISQVKAMLTQLEETKRQMSDSLALCKAAIEQNDPNSVPDYSLNLEPELHDAKKLLEDRPDPTLSPEKPAAPASTGFNNGFQAKFDDSWNDPFGATANAMSNDGTKFDDSFGASFDKPADPFAATNKADPFAPKQDAFGSDPFAALHAPRTAAEAALTPTPTRSGPPARPESPSPALPPKKAKPMRPPPPRPATGPSRSKSPASDAFGDSFNNSGSGFANFADFDNKQIQMSVPTQPDSAFSKAPEVKASDFADDPFKNYRYEDVFNIEDPFADEKPPTTTITAFDAFDMKNDAADKNANTLNSQSGSLFDFFDDSFSEKVNTLNTKKNNFTDPFGDNKFGGNTNGNGNAKNNNGTEAAAFFDEFNDNFGDFKITDTNFAATNTKSKNTKTIDNSVKKDFKSGYAKPIIKPRTSNNNNIEATGISKQDFSQEDKFDEVLAAVLERSKIEQ, from the exons ATGGATGAATCAAGGTTAAAAGAG attGCTGGAGCACATCATGAAACCTTCGAAGGTTATTTTATCATGGTCAACACAGATAACACAGGCATCATCAAAGCACTCGATGCCGCAAAATTCTTGATGAAGTCTGGATTGAGCGATGTCGTTCTCAGTCgc gTTTGGGATTTGTCTGATCCGAATGGTAATGGTTACTTGGACAAAACGGGATTTTACACAGCATTGAAGCTCGTCTCATTGGCACAATCTGGCGAACAAATGAAAATCACAAATCTCATGATGACCCTCAACAATCCGCCAAAGTGCGGCGAAATCCCGCCAAAAGTCTTGGCGAGCATCAATCAAGTGCGTTGCATTCCCGTTGGCAACGTCGATTGGTCAATTGCTGCTGCCGATCGTTTCAAGTACGAGCAAATGTTCGAGTCAATGGGTCCCGAGAACGGATTGATTCCCGGCAACAAAGTTCGCAACAAATTGATGGAATCcaagttgaaaattgacattttgggGCGCATTTGGGACTTGGCTGATCAAGATAAGGACGGCAGTTTGGACAAAAATGAGTTTGTTATTGCTTGGCATTTGGTATGCGTGGCGCTCGGAAAACGTGTCGTGCCCGAAACATTGCCGCCCGTTCTCATGAAGCCCAAAGCGAGCACAGATGAGTTTGTTGCCGTGTTTCCGGATCGTATTTCGCCCCCGCCCGCAGTTCCTCCATTGCCAGCTGCCATACAAAAGCCTGTACCGGGACGTCCTCCGGTTCCCATGGCGACACCTGCTTCACTTATCGACATTGGAGGTCCTTTACTTTCGTCTGCAGCTCCTCCGAGCAACGAATGGGTCGTCACTGTCATGCAAAAACTCAAGTACGACGAAATTTTCGAGAAAGCTGATCTCGATCACGATGGTTTGGTTTCCGGCGGTGAAATCAAAGACGTTTTCTTGAAATCTGGCTTACCAACAAAAACTCTAGCCGATATTTGGGGTCTTTGTGACACATCAGCATGCGGCAAACTAACACGAGAACAATTTGCGCTCGCCATGTGGTTCGTCGAACGTAAGCAGAAGGAAAATATCGATCCACCAAAGAAATTGGAGCCAAATATGGTTCCGCCGAGCTTGCGTCCTAAGATTGCGCCGCCGCCAGTTGTTGCTTCTGCAATTCCTGCACCTTTGATCTCGGGCTTGCCGCCATCTACTGCGTTGCCCCTCATTCCCGATGATCCGCCGCAACCCACTTACTCGAATCCCGAGTTGCAAATGATCTCGGAAGACATCCAAAAGTTGGCAAAGGAACGACGACAACTCGAACTGGAAGTTGCACAGAAGGAAGCCGACATCAAAATCAAGGGCGGCGAGGTGCGCAGCTTGGAAAGTGAATTGACAACGTTGGCGGCAACATTGAAGCAACTCGAATACCAAAAAGGTGAAGCTCAAAAACGCTTGGATGATCTTCGTGCTCAA gtCGATAAAGTACGTGAGCAGTGCCATAAACAAGAAGAGGTGCTCAAGGAGACCGAAACCGAAGTCGACGTTAAACGTGCCGAGTTGCAAAAGTTGAAGGAGGAAGAGCAACAGCTCCAAAAAGACTCTGACGAGAGTCAACGCAAGCTGGAACTCTTGACGAAAATCTTGCAAGAGACTCAATTGCAAATCAGTCAAGTCAAAGCGATGCTCACGCAGCTCGAGGAAACGAAACGTCAAATGAGCGACTCTTTAGCTCTCTGCAAAGCCGCCATCGAGCAAAATGATCCAAATAGCGTTCCCGATTACTCCTTGAACTTGGAGCCTGAATTGCATGACGCCAAGAAACTTCTCGAGGATCGTCCGGATCCCACATTGTCGCCCGAAAAACCAGCAGCACCCGCTTCAACGGGCTTCAACAACGGATTTCAGGCGAAATTTGATGATTCGTGGAATGATCCGTTTGGCGCAACAGCAAATGCCATGTCAAATGACGGAACAAAGTTTGATGATTCCTTTGGGGCATCTTTCGACAAGCCTGCAGATCCTTTCGCGGCGACGAACAAAGCAGATCCATTCGCTCCAAAGCAAGATGCATTCGGAAGTGATCCGTTTGCGGCGTTACATGCACCCAGAACTGCTGCTGAAGCTGCTTTAACACCGACTCCAACGCGTTCGGGACCTCCTGCACGCCCGGAATCGCCATCGCCTGCATTACCGCCGAAAAAGGCAAAACCTATGCGTCCTCCGCCTCCCAGACCAGCAAct ggtCCCTCACGCAGCAAATCCCCAGCGTCAGATGCCTTTGGAGATAGTTTCAACAACAGTGGCTCTGGATTTGCTAATTTTGCTGACTTTGATAACAAG caaattCAAATGTCTGTACCTACTCAACCGGATTCCGCCTTTTCAAAAGCGCCTGAGGTCAAGGCTTCAGATTTTGCTGATGatcctttcaaaaattatcgttacgaagatgtttttaatattgaggATCCTTTCGCTGATGaaa aacctCCAACCACAACTATCACCGCCTTCGATGcatttgacatgaaaaatgacGCCGCCGACAAAAATGCCAACACGCTCAACTCCCAAAGTGGCAGTTTATTCGACTTTTTCGACGACAGTTTCTCCGAAAAGGTCAACACGCTCAACACAAAGAAGAATAATTTCACGGATCCCTTTGGCGACAACAAATTCGGCGGAAACACGAATGGCAATGGCAATGCCAAGAACAATAATGGCACCGAAGCTGCTGCCTTTTTCGACGAGTTTAACGACAACTTTGGAGATTTTAAGATAACTGACACGAATTTCGCTGCGACAAAcaccaaatcaaaaaataccaaaacgATTGATAATAGCGTTAAGAAAGACTTTAAGAGTGGCTATGCAAAGCCGATCATTAAGCCGCGCacgagcaacaacaacaacatcgaaGCAACGGGAATTTCGAAGCAAGATTTTTCGCAGGAAGACAAATTCGATGAAGTTTTGGCCGCGGTCCTGGAACGCAGCAAAATCGAACAATAA
- the LOC134830976 gene encoding epidermal growth factor receptor substrate 15-like 1 isoform X1, with translation MDESRLKEIAGAHHETFEGYFIMVNTDNTGIIKALDAAKFLMKSGLSDVVLSRVWDLSDPNGNGYLDKTGFYTALKLVSLAQSGEQMKITNLMMTLNNPPKCGEIPPKVLASINQVRCIPVGNVDWSIAAADRFKYEQMFESMGPENGLIPGNKVRNKLMESKLKIDILGRIWDLADQDKDGSLDKNEFVIAWHLVCVALGKRVVPETLPPVLMKPKASTDEFVAVFPDRISPPPAVPPLPAAIQKPVPGRPPVPMATPASLIDIGGPLLSSAAPPSNEWVVTVMQKLKYDEIFEKADLDHDGLVSGGEIKDVFLKSGLPTKTLADIWGLCDTSACGKLTREQFALAMWFVERKQKENIDPPKKLEPNMVPPSLRPKIAPPPVVASAIPAPLISGLPPSTALPLIPDDPPQPTYSNPELQMISEDIQKLAKERRQLELEVAQKEADIKIKGGEVRSLESELTTLAATLKQLEYQKGEAQKRLDDLRAQKEDFIYNIDTRRNEIFDLNAEVDKVREQCHKQEEVLKETETEVDVKRAELQKLKEEEQQLQKDSDESQRKLELLTKILQETQLQISQVKAMLTQLEETKRQMSDSLALCKAAIEQNDPNSVPDYSLNLEPELHDAKKLLEDRPDPTLSPEKPAAPASTGFNNGFQAKFDDSWNDPFGATANAMSNDGTKFDDSFGASFDKPADPFAATNKADPFAPKQDAFGSDPFAALHAPRTAAEAALTPTPTRSGPPARPESPSPALPPKKAKPMRPPPPRPATGPSRSKSPASDAFGDSFNNSGSGFANFADFDNKQIQMSVPTQPDSAFSKAPEVKASDFADDPFKNYRYEDVFNIEDPFADEKPPTTTITAFDAFDMKNDAADKNANTLNSQSGSLFDFFDDSFSEKVNTLNTKKNNFTDPFGDNKFGGNTNGNGNAKNNNGTEAAAFFDEFNDNFGDFKITDTNFAATNTKSKNTKTIDNSVKKDFKSGYAKPIIKPRTSNNNNIEATGISKQDFSQEDKFDEVLAAVLERSKIEQ, from the exons ATGGATGAATCAAGGTTAAAAGAG attGCTGGAGCACATCATGAAACCTTCGAAGGTTATTTTATCATGGTCAACACAGATAACACAGGCATCATCAAAGCACTCGATGCCGCAAAATTCTTGATGAAGTCTGGATTGAGCGATGTCGTTCTCAGTCgc gTTTGGGATTTGTCTGATCCGAATGGTAATGGTTACTTGGACAAAACGGGATTTTACACAGCATTGAAGCTCGTCTCATTGGCACAATCTGGCGAACAAATGAAAATCACAAATCTCATGATGACCCTCAACAATCCGCCAAAGTGCGGCGAAATCCCGCCAAAAGTCTTGGCGAGCATCAATCAAGTGCGTTGCATTCCCGTTGGCAACGTCGATTGGTCAATTGCTGCTGCCGATCGTTTCAAGTACGAGCAAATGTTCGAGTCAATGGGTCCCGAGAACGGATTGATTCCCGGCAACAAAGTTCGCAACAAATTGATGGAATCcaagttgaaaattgacattttgggGCGCATTTGGGACTTGGCTGATCAAGATAAGGACGGCAGTTTGGACAAAAATGAGTTTGTTATTGCTTGGCATTTGGTATGCGTGGCGCTCGGAAAACGTGTCGTGCCCGAAACATTGCCGCCCGTTCTCATGAAGCCCAAAGCGAGCACAGATGAGTTTGTTGCCGTGTTTCCGGATCGTATTTCGCCCCCGCCCGCAGTTCCTCCATTGCCAGCTGCCATACAAAAGCCTGTACCGGGACGTCCTCCGGTTCCCATGGCGACACCTGCTTCACTTATCGACATTGGAGGTCCTTTACTTTCGTCTGCAGCTCCTCCGAGCAACGAATGGGTCGTCACTGTCATGCAAAAACTCAAGTACGACGAAATTTTCGAGAAAGCTGATCTCGATCACGATGGTTTGGTTTCCGGCGGTGAAATCAAAGACGTTTTCTTGAAATCTGGCTTACCAACAAAAACTCTAGCCGATATTTGGGGTCTTTGTGACACATCAGCATGCGGCAAACTAACACGAGAACAATTTGCGCTCGCCATGTGGTTCGTCGAACGTAAGCAGAAGGAAAATATCGATCCACCAAAGAAATTGGAGCCAAATATGGTTCCGCCGAGCTTGCGTCCTAAGATTGCGCCGCCGCCAGTTGTTGCTTCTGCAATTCCTGCACCTTTGATCTCGGGCTTGCCGCCATCTACTGCGTTGCCCCTCATTCCCGATGATCCGCCGCAACCCACTTACTCGAATCCCGAGTTGCAAATGATCTCGGAAGACATCCAAAAGTTGGCAAAGGAACGACGACAACTCGAACTGGAAGTTGCACAGAAGGAAGCCGACATCAAAATCAAGGGCGGCGAGGTGCGCAGCTTGGAAAGTGAATTGACAACGTTGGCGGCAACATTGAAGCAACTCGAATACCAAAAAGGTGAAGCTCAAAAACGCTTGGATGATCTTCGTGCTCAA aaagaagattttatttataacattgACACACGACGgaacgaaatttttgatttgaatgcCGAG gtCGATAAAGTACGTGAGCAGTGCCATAAACAAGAAGAGGTGCTCAAGGAGACCGAAACCGAAGTCGACGTTAAACGTGCCGAGTTGCAAAAGTTGAAGGAGGAAGAGCAACAGCTCCAAAAAGACTCTGACGAGAGTCAACGCAAGCTGGAACTCTTGACGAAAATCTTGCAAGAGACTCAATTGCAAATCAGTCAAGTCAAAGCGATGCTCACGCAGCTCGAGGAAACGAAACGTCAAATGAGCGACTCTTTAGCTCTCTGCAAAGCCGCCATCGAGCAAAATGATCCAAATAGCGTTCCCGATTACTCCTTGAACTTGGAGCCTGAATTGCATGACGCCAAGAAACTTCTCGAGGATCGTCCGGATCCCACATTGTCGCCCGAAAAACCAGCAGCACCCGCTTCAACGGGCTTCAACAACGGATTTCAGGCGAAATTTGATGATTCGTGGAATGATCCGTTTGGCGCAACAGCAAATGCCATGTCAAATGACGGAACAAAGTTTGATGATTCCTTTGGGGCATCTTTCGACAAGCCTGCAGATCCTTTCGCGGCGACGAACAAAGCAGATCCATTCGCTCCAAAGCAAGATGCATTCGGAAGTGATCCGTTTGCGGCGTTACATGCACCCAGAACTGCTGCTGAAGCTGCTTTAACACCGACTCCAACGCGTTCGGGACCTCCTGCACGCCCGGAATCGCCATCGCCTGCATTACCGCCGAAAAAGGCAAAACCTATGCGTCCTCCGCCTCCCAGACCAGCAAct ggtCCCTCACGCAGCAAATCCCCAGCGTCAGATGCCTTTGGAGATAGTTTCAACAACAGTGGCTCTGGATTTGCTAATTTTGCTGACTTTGATAACAAG caaattCAAATGTCTGTACCTACTCAACCGGATTCCGCCTTTTCAAAAGCGCCTGAGGTCAAGGCTTCAGATTTTGCTGATGatcctttcaaaaattatcgttacgaagatgtttttaatattgaggATCCTTTCGCTGATGaaa aacctCCAACCACAACTATCACCGCCTTCGATGcatttgacatgaaaaatgacGCCGCCGACAAAAATGCCAACACGCTCAACTCCCAAAGTGGCAGTTTATTCGACTTTTTCGACGACAGTTTCTCCGAAAAGGTCAACACGCTCAACACAAAGAAGAATAATTTCACGGATCCCTTTGGCGACAACAAATTCGGCGGAAACACGAATGGCAATGGCAATGCCAAGAACAATAATGGCACCGAAGCTGCTGCCTTTTTCGACGAGTTTAACGACAACTTTGGAGATTTTAAGATAACTGACACGAATTTCGCTGCGACAAAcaccaaatcaaaaaataccaaaacgATTGATAATAGCGTTAAGAAAGACTTTAAGAGTGGCTATGCAAAGCCGATCATTAAGCCGCGCacgagcaacaacaacaacatcgaaGCAACGGGAATTTCGAAGCAAGATTTTTCGCAGGAAGACAAATTCGATGAAGTTTTGGCCGCGGTCCTGGAACGCAGCAAAATCGAACAATAA
- the LOC134830976 gene encoding epidermal growth factor receptor substrate 15-like 1 isoform X3, which produces MDESRLKEIAGAHHETFEGYFIMVNTDNTGIIKALDAAKFLMKSGLSDVVLSRVWDLSDPNGNGYLDKTGFYTALKLVSLAQSGEQMKITNLMMTLNNPPKCGEIPPKVLASINQVRCIPVGNVDWSIAAADRFKYEQMFESMGPENGLIPGNKVRNKLMESKLKIDILGRIWDLADQDKDGSLDKNEFVIAWHLVCVALGKRVVPETLPPVLMKPKASTDEFVAVFPDRISPPPAVPPLPAAIQKPVPGRPPVPMATPASLIDIGGPLLSSAAPPSNEWVVTVMQKLKYDEIFEKADLDHDGLVSGGEIKDVFLKSGLPTKTLADIWGLCDTSACGKLTREQFALAMWFVERKQKENIDPPKKLEPNMVPPSLRPKIAPPPVVASAIPAPLISGLPPSTALPLIPDDPPQPTYSNPELQMISEDIQKLAKERRQLELEVAQKEADIKIKGGEVRSLESELTTLAATLKQLEYQKGEAQKRLDDLRAQKEDFIYNIDTRRNEIFDLNAEVDKVREQCHKQEEVLKETETEVDVKRAELQKLKEEEQQLQKDSDESQRKLELLTKILQETQLQISQVKAMLTQLEETKRQMSDSLALCKAAIEQNDPNSVPDYSLNLEPELHDAKKLLEDRPDPTLSPEKPAAPASTGFNNGFQAKFDDSWNDPFGATANAMSNDGTKFDDSFGASFDKPADPFAATNKADPFAPKQDAFGSDPFAALHAPRTAAEAALTPTPTRSGPPARPESPSPALPPKKAKPMRPPPPRPATGPSRSKSPASDAFGDSFNNSGSGFANFADFDNK; this is translated from the exons ATGGATGAATCAAGGTTAAAAGAG attGCTGGAGCACATCATGAAACCTTCGAAGGTTATTTTATCATGGTCAACACAGATAACACAGGCATCATCAAAGCACTCGATGCCGCAAAATTCTTGATGAAGTCTGGATTGAGCGATGTCGTTCTCAGTCgc gTTTGGGATTTGTCTGATCCGAATGGTAATGGTTACTTGGACAAAACGGGATTTTACACAGCATTGAAGCTCGTCTCATTGGCACAATCTGGCGAACAAATGAAAATCACAAATCTCATGATGACCCTCAACAATCCGCCAAAGTGCGGCGAAATCCCGCCAAAAGTCTTGGCGAGCATCAATCAAGTGCGTTGCATTCCCGTTGGCAACGTCGATTGGTCAATTGCTGCTGCCGATCGTTTCAAGTACGAGCAAATGTTCGAGTCAATGGGTCCCGAGAACGGATTGATTCCCGGCAACAAAGTTCGCAACAAATTGATGGAATCcaagttgaaaattgacattttgggGCGCATTTGGGACTTGGCTGATCAAGATAAGGACGGCAGTTTGGACAAAAATGAGTTTGTTATTGCTTGGCATTTGGTATGCGTGGCGCTCGGAAAACGTGTCGTGCCCGAAACATTGCCGCCCGTTCTCATGAAGCCCAAAGCGAGCACAGATGAGTTTGTTGCCGTGTTTCCGGATCGTATTTCGCCCCCGCCCGCAGTTCCTCCATTGCCAGCTGCCATACAAAAGCCTGTACCGGGACGTCCTCCGGTTCCCATGGCGACACCTGCTTCACTTATCGACATTGGAGGTCCTTTACTTTCGTCTGCAGCTCCTCCGAGCAACGAATGGGTCGTCACTGTCATGCAAAAACTCAAGTACGACGAAATTTTCGAGAAAGCTGATCTCGATCACGATGGTTTGGTTTCCGGCGGTGAAATCAAAGACGTTTTCTTGAAATCTGGCTTACCAACAAAAACTCTAGCCGATATTTGGGGTCTTTGTGACACATCAGCATGCGGCAAACTAACACGAGAACAATTTGCGCTCGCCATGTGGTTCGTCGAACGTAAGCAGAAGGAAAATATCGATCCACCAAAGAAATTGGAGCCAAATATGGTTCCGCCGAGCTTGCGTCCTAAGATTGCGCCGCCGCCAGTTGTTGCTTCTGCAATTCCTGCACCTTTGATCTCGGGCTTGCCGCCATCTACTGCGTTGCCCCTCATTCCCGATGATCCGCCGCAACCCACTTACTCGAATCCCGAGTTGCAAATGATCTCGGAAGACATCCAAAAGTTGGCAAAGGAACGACGACAACTCGAACTGGAAGTTGCACAGAAGGAAGCCGACATCAAAATCAAGGGCGGCGAGGTGCGCAGCTTGGAAAGTGAATTGACAACGTTGGCGGCAACATTGAAGCAACTCGAATACCAAAAAGGTGAAGCTCAAAAACGCTTGGATGATCTTCGTGCTCAA aaagaagattttatttataacattgACACACGACGgaacgaaatttttgatttgaatgcCGAG gtCGATAAAGTACGTGAGCAGTGCCATAAACAAGAAGAGGTGCTCAAGGAGACCGAAACCGAAGTCGACGTTAAACGTGCCGAGTTGCAAAAGTTGAAGGAGGAAGAGCAACAGCTCCAAAAAGACTCTGACGAGAGTCAACGCAAGCTGGAACTCTTGACGAAAATCTTGCAAGAGACTCAATTGCAAATCAGTCAAGTCAAAGCGATGCTCACGCAGCTCGAGGAAACGAAACGTCAAATGAGCGACTCTTTAGCTCTCTGCAAAGCCGCCATCGAGCAAAATGATCCAAATAGCGTTCCCGATTACTCCTTGAACTTGGAGCCTGAATTGCATGACGCCAAGAAACTTCTCGAGGATCGTCCGGATCCCACATTGTCGCCCGAAAAACCAGCAGCACCCGCTTCAACGGGCTTCAACAACGGATTTCAGGCGAAATTTGATGATTCGTGGAATGATCCGTTTGGCGCAACAGCAAATGCCATGTCAAATGACGGAACAAAGTTTGATGATTCCTTTGGGGCATCTTTCGACAAGCCTGCAGATCCTTTCGCGGCGACGAACAAAGCAGATCCATTCGCTCCAAAGCAAGATGCATTCGGAAGTGATCCGTTTGCGGCGTTACATGCACCCAGAACTGCTGCTGAAGCTGCTTTAACACCGACTCCAACGCGTTCGGGACCTCCTGCACGCCCGGAATCGCCATCGCCTGCATTACCGCCGAAAAAGGCAAAACCTATGCGTCCTCCGCCTCCCAGACCAGCAAct ggtCCCTCACGCAGCAAATCCCCAGCGTCAGATGCCTTTGGAGATAGTTTCAACAACAGTGGCTCTGGATTTGCTAATTTTGCTGACTTTGATAACAAG TGA